In Hamadaea flava, a genomic segment contains:
- a CDS encoding MFS transporter yields MPEPAMTQPAVHQLSRPSLAGFATGSLGMGIWVTVPGLLLLFFLTDVLAVSPTVAGLALLLPKILDVLLHPWVGRLSDADRRRHGHRRRLMLFGCALPVAFALLFAVPGGLTGGSAALWVTAAFVLGNFAFALYQVPYLSTPADLTIGYDERTRLMGFRMVVLTLGILLSGVLAPIIQNTFGYAAMGATLGVGMLATMFIGVRGVRQLTEQAPSPVTGAGHAPGLRALLDALRDKQYRWLVASYLLMSTTSHLVLAAVPYYAAYELGRPKLTTVLVAAFVAPALIATPFWVRLVRRIGKQSGLLIAQGTFVGGCVVLAFGRTAGLAVLIAAVAVLGIAFAAMQLLPFSMVPDVVRAADPDKAGSYLGVWTAAEATGGALGPYVYSACLAIGGFVGSTADEEVVQSAFAHDMIRLGFGLVPAVLMVGSILLQRRYVLDRQLRSAAA; encoded by the coding sequence ATGCCCGAGCCCGCCATGACCCAGCCCGCCGTCCACCAGTTGTCCCGCCCGAGCCTGGCCGGCTTCGCCACCGGCTCCCTCGGCATGGGCATCTGGGTCACCGTGCCCGGCCTGCTCCTGCTCTTCTTCCTGACCGACGTGCTCGCGGTCAGCCCGACGGTGGCGGGTCTCGCCCTGCTGCTGCCGAAGATCCTCGACGTGCTCCTGCACCCCTGGGTCGGCCGGCTGTCCGACGCCGACCGGCGTCGCCACGGGCATCGCCGCCGGCTCATGCTGTTCGGATGCGCGCTGCCGGTCGCGTTCGCCCTGCTCTTCGCGGTTCCCGGCGGCCTCACGGGCGGGTCGGCCGCGCTCTGGGTGACGGCCGCGTTCGTCCTCGGCAACTTCGCGTTCGCGCTCTACCAGGTGCCCTACCTGTCGACCCCCGCCGACCTCACGATCGGCTACGACGAGCGGACCCGCCTGATGGGCTTCCGCATGGTCGTGCTCACCCTCGGCATCCTGCTCAGCGGCGTACTCGCGCCGATCATCCAGAACACCTTCGGGTACGCCGCCATGGGCGCCACGCTCGGCGTCGGCATGCTGGCGACGATGTTCATCGGCGTACGCGGAGTGCGGCAGCTGACCGAGCAGGCCCCGTCACCGGTGACCGGCGCCGGTCATGCACCCGGTCTTCGGGCGCTGCTGGATGCGTTGCGGGACAAGCAGTACCGCTGGCTGGTCGCGAGCTACCTCTTGATGTCGACCACCAGCCACCTCGTGCTCGCAGCCGTCCCTTATTACGCCGCCTACGAGCTGGGCCGCCCGAAGCTGACGACCGTGCTGGTCGCGGCGTTCGTCGCCCCGGCCCTGATCGCCACCCCGTTCTGGGTCCGCCTGGTACGCCGCATCGGCAAGCAGTCCGGGCTCCTCATCGCGCAGGGGACCTTCGTCGGCGGCTGCGTCGTGCTGGCGTTCGGGCGTACCGCGGGGCTCGCCGTGCTGATCGCCGCCGTGGCCGTGCTCGGCATCGCCTTCGCCGCGATGCAACTGCTGCCGTTCTCGATGGTCCCCGACGTCGTCCGCGCGGCCGACCCGGACAAGGCGGGCTCCTACCTCGGCGTCTGGACCGCCGCCGAGGCGACCGGCGGGGCGCTGGGGCCCTACGTCTACTCGGCCTGCCTCGCGATCGGCGGCTTCGTCGGCTCCACGGCGGATGAGGAAGTCGTGCAGTCCGCGTTCGCCCACGACATGATCCGGCTGGGCTTCGGGCTGGTGCCCGCCGTCCTCATGGTCGGCAGCATCCTCCTCCAGCGGCGCTACGTCCTGGACCGCCAGCTCCGCAGCGCCGCCGCCTAG
- a CDS encoding LuxR family transcriptional regulator gives MCRFEPVLHGRNREQDQVERLIAAARDGAGGALVLRGGPGIGKTALLEWAAELPVGRVLRGSGVEFEAELPFAGLSQLLRPVLDRLDRLPGAQRAALAAAFGLAQGESADRLLVGFGVLSLLAEAADDGPLLCLIDDAHWLDAVSADALLFAARRLSGEGVALLFATRDGGFAAPGLPELRLSGLGPVDAARLLDPELDPVVRYRVLAEAEGNPLALLELPKVGDQAAGRPLPERLQAAFSGQVAGLPATTRAVLLVAAAEDTGDLAVVLPASRGTADDLRPAEAAGLLEVVGTRLQFKHPLVRTAVYHGAAYSDRLAAHRALAAVLTTSDSADRRAWHLAAAATGPDDEVAAALEDTARQARDRNGYGAAAAAYERAAQLSQTPADQARRLLLAAENGMQAGTPANAVTLAERAAALVPEPDFLAQVGWVEGRAWFWQGNYQTAYDLLTAAAGFSDDPGPILLQAVHPAWYLGEPVLSECLDQLAKLDDPLARFQVASVRGRPAFVGGMPDAAPRDLVQICGLGFVSGQDAEAYELTSALVGRCRAEGLVGLLPTLLFFQAEAEFFHGRHRDADISAAEGLDVARDGGQPLWISQLSALRAVLAAVAGASEDCRSLAAEALAAAAPSCEPAGHTWAQWALALLDLGEGRPEAAVPRLLSLQDDPYAHQVAAYRCVPDLVEAAVRAGSPAVSLDRFTEFVERVQQPWATALLLRCQALLGGDEQLFQHSLALPARPFEQARTELLYGEWLRRARRKAEARTVLQRALEVFDRLDAHPWAARTRTELAATGLPTSEPVASAVASLTPQELQIARLAAQGLSNKDIAAQLFLSPKTVAYHLYKAYPKLGVTARSDLPPTFRAIMN, from the coding sequence GTGTGTAGATTCGAACCCGTGTTGCACGGCCGGAATCGCGAGCAAGACCAGGTGGAGCGATTGATCGCGGCGGCCCGTGACGGCGCGGGCGGCGCCCTCGTGCTGCGCGGTGGGCCGGGTATCGGCAAGACCGCGCTGCTGGAGTGGGCCGCGGAGCTGCCGGTCGGGCGGGTTCTGCGCGGCAGCGGCGTCGAGTTCGAGGCCGAGCTGCCGTTCGCCGGTCTGAGCCAGCTGTTGCGTCCGGTGCTGGACCGGCTGGATCGCCTGCCTGGCGCGCAACGGGCCGCGCTCGCCGCTGCGTTCGGCCTGGCGCAGGGGGAGAGCGCGGACCGTCTGCTGGTGGGATTCGGTGTGTTGTCGCTGCTCGCGGAGGCGGCCGACGACGGGCCACTCCTCTGCCTCATCGACGATGCCCACTGGCTGGACGCGGTCTCGGCCGACGCGCTGCTCTTCGCGGCCCGCCGGTTGAGCGGCGAGGGTGTGGCCTTGCTGTTCGCCACCCGGGACGGTGGTTTCGCCGCGCCCGGTCTGCCCGAGCTTCGGCTCTCCGGTCTCGGTCCGGTCGACGCCGCGCGACTGCTCGACCCCGAGCTGGACCCCGTGGTCCGGTACCGCGTGCTCGCCGAGGCCGAGGGCAATCCGCTCGCGCTTTTGGAGCTGCCGAAGGTGGGAGATCAGGCGGCGGGTCGCCCGCTGCCTGAACGCCTCCAGGCCGCCTTCTCCGGCCAGGTCGCGGGACTCCCCGCGACCACCCGCGCGGTGCTGCTGGTCGCGGCGGCCGAGGACACCGGAGATCTCGCGGTGGTCCTGCCGGCGAGTCGCGGCACGGCCGACGACCTCCGCCCGGCCGAGGCCGCGGGTCTCCTGGAGGTCGTGGGCACGCGGCTCCAGTTCAAGCACCCACTGGTACGCACAGCGGTGTATCACGGGGCGGCGTACTCCGATCGGCTGGCCGCCCATCGAGCGCTCGCCGCAGTTCTGACCACATCGGACTCGGCTGACCGGCGTGCCTGGCATCTCGCCGCCGCCGCGACCGGCCCGGACGACGAGGTCGCGGCGGCGCTCGAAGACACCGCCCGGCAGGCGCGGGACCGCAACGGTTACGGGGCCGCCGCAGCGGCGTACGAGCGGGCGGCGCAGTTGAGTCAGACCCCGGCCGACCAGGCGCGACGGCTGCTGCTGGCGGCCGAGAACGGCATGCAGGCGGGCACCCCGGCCAACGCGGTCACCCTGGCCGAACGGGCCGCCGCGCTGGTGCCGGAGCCGGACTTCCTCGCCCAGGTCGGCTGGGTCGAAGGACGCGCCTGGTTCTGGCAGGGCAACTACCAGACGGCGTACGACCTGCTCACGGCGGCGGCCGGGTTCTCCGACGACCCCGGTCCGATCCTCCTGCAGGCCGTCCACCCCGCCTGGTACCTCGGTGAACCTGTCCTCTCGGAGTGCCTCGACCAACTGGCGAAGCTTGACGATCCGCTCGCGCGGTTCCAGGTCGCCTCGGTACGCGGCCGGCCCGCCTTCGTCGGCGGCATGCCCGACGCGGCGCCCCGGGACCTCGTGCAGATCTGCGGGCTCGGCTTCGTCTCCGGCCAGGACGCCGAGGCGTACGAGCTGACTTCGGCGTTGGTCGGGCGCTGCCGGGCCGAGGGCCTGGTCGGGCTGCTGCCGACCCTGCTGTTCTTCCAGGCCGAAGCCGAGTTCTTCCACGGCCGCCACCGCGACGCCGACATCAGTGCGGCCGAAGGACTCGACGTCGCGCGCGACGGCGGTCAGCCGCTCTGGATCAGTCAGCTCTCCGCCCTGCGGGCCGTCCTCGCCGCCGTCGCGGGTGCGTCCGAGGACTGCCGTTCCCTGGCGGCGGAAGCGTTGGCGGCCGCCGCGCCGAGCTGCGAACCGGCCGGGCACACCTGGGCACAGTGGGCGTTGGCGCTGCTCGACCTGGGCGAGGGCCGGCCCGAGGCCGCCGTTCCCCGACTGCTGTCCCTTCAGGACGACCCGTACGCCCATCAGGTGGCGGCGTACCGGTGCGTTCCGGATCTGGTCGAGGCGGCGGTCCGCGCTGGTTCCCCGGCCGTTTCACTGGATCGGTTCACGGAGTTCGTCGAGCGGGTGCAGCAGCCGTGGGCCACGGCCCTCTTGCTGCGCTGCCAGGCCCTGCTCGGCGGCGACGAGCAGCTGTTCCAGCACTCGCTGGCCCTCCCGGCCCGGCCGTTCGAGCAGGCCCGCACCGAGCTGCTCTACGGCGAGTGGCTCCGCCGGGCCCGCCGCAAGGCCGAAGCGCGTACCGTCCTGCAACGGGCGCTCGAAGTCTTCGACCGCCTCGACGCCCACCCCTGGGCCGCCCGTACGCGTACCGAACTCGCGGCGACCGGGCTGCCGACGTCGGAGCCCGTGGCCTCGGCGGTCGCGTCCTTGACCCCGCAGGAACTCCAGATCGCCCGGCTGGCGGCGCAAGGTCTGTCCAACAAGGACATCGCGGCCCAGCTCTTCCTGAGCCCGAAGACGGTCGCCTACCACCTGTACAAGGCGTACCCGAAGCTAGGCGTCACCGCCCGCTCCGACCTCCCCCCGACTTTCCGCGCGATCATGAACTAG
- a CDS encoding nuclear transport factor 2 family protein, giving the protein MEIIQKYLAAWNATDAVARQELIAEVFTADVRYTDPLADVTGHEQLDGLLAAVQGQFAGLEFRLGGAVDAHHDIARFTWHLGPRDVGPNARAEREDGGSAHNSGGEPIVVGFDVVELIDGRIAKVYGFLDKVPGGAA; this is encoded by the coding sequence ATGGAGATCATCCAGAAGTACCTCGCCGCGTGGAACGCCACCGACGCCGTCGCTCGCCAGGAGCTGATCGCGGAGGTCTTCACCGCCGACGTCCGCTACACCGACCCGCTGGCCGACGTCACCGGGCACGAGCAGCTCGACGGGCTGCTGGCCGCGGTGCAGGGCCAGTTCGCCGGGCTGGAGTTCCGGCTCGGCGGCGCGGTCGACGCCCACCACGACATCGCCCGGTTCACCTGGCACCTCGGGCCGCGCGATGTCGGCCCGAACGCCCGAGCCGAGCGTGAGGACGGCGGGTCGGCTCACAACAGCGGCGGCGAGCCGATCGTCGTCGGGTTCGACGTCGTCGAGCTGATCGACGGCCGGATCGCGAAGGTCTACGGCTTCCTCGACAAGGTTCCGGGAGGTGCGGCATGA
- a CDS encoding MFS transporter codes for MTATLTSPEVTSRGGSTPRGVMPVLLTATFMTALDFFIVNVALPAVQLDLRAGPAALQWVVAGYGLALAAGLITGGRLGDLYGRRRIFGLGLALFTVASMLCGLALSSGFLVGARVLQGLGAALMMPQTLAILRTAVPLWAQPKAFARYGLTLGLGAVFGQVIGGLLIKAGLFGLDWRMCFLINLPIGVAALVKLRTLPESRAVGGRLDLVGVLLVTAALVTLVLPLIQGPEQDWPLWTWLSLAGSAVLFGAFGVHQSRQAHPLVNPRLFRQPAFGKGLLAVQLFWMGQASFFLILALYLQFGRGLSALESGTVFMAIGAGYLLTSTNAHRFAARLGRHVLTVGALIMVAGLASMAVAAGHGIGWLLPGLAIDGIGMGLALAPLTTTVLAKVAPEHAGSASGVLSTVNQTGNAVGVALIGIVFYQAADYTGGFQAGLIALCVLELALAGLVQLLPRR; via the coding sequence ATGACCGCGACCCTGACGTCGCCGGAGGTCACTTCGCGCGGGGGTAGCACCCCGCGCGGGGTGATGCCCGTCCTCCTCACCGCGACCTTCATGACGGCGTTGGACTTCTTCATCGTCAACGTCGCCCTACCCGCCGTACAACTCGACCTCCGGGCCGGACCCGCTGCGCTGCAATGGGTGGTCGCCGGGTACGGGCTGGCCCTGGCGGCCGGGCTCATCACCGGCGGCCGGCTGGGCGACCTCTACGGCCGCCGCCGGATCTTCGGCCTCGGACTCGCCCTGTTCACTGTGGCCTCGATGCTCTGCGGACTGGCCCTCAGCTCCGGGTTCCTCGTCGGCGCCCGGGTGCTGCAAGGGCTGGGGGCGGCGCTGATGATGCCGCAGACGCTGGCCATTCTGCGTACGGCGGTGCCGTTGTGGGCGCAGCCGAAGGCGTTCGCCCGGTACGGCCTCACGCTGGGGCTGGGCGCGGTGTTCGGCCAGGTCATCGGCGGACTGCTGATCAAGGCCGGCCTGTTCGGGCTGGACTGGCGGATGTGCTTCCTGATCAACCTGCCGATCGGCGTCGCCGCCCTGGTCAAACTGCGTACGCTGCCTGAGTCGCGGGCCGTCGGCGGCCGGCTCGACCTCGTCGGGGTCCTGCTCGTCACGGCCGCCCTGGTCACCCTGGTCCTACCGCTCATCCAGGGGCCGGAGCAGGACTGGCCGCTGTGGACCTGGCTCAGCCTGGCCGGTTCGGCCGTCCTGTTCGGGGCGTTCGGCGTACACCAGAGTCGCCAGGCGCACCCGCTGGTGAACCCGCGGCTGTTCCGCCAGCCGGCCTTCGGCAAAGGACTGCTCGCCGTGCAGCTGTTCTGGATGGGCCAGGCCTCGTTCTTCCTGATCCTGGCTCTGTACCTCCAGTTCGGCCGCGGACTGTCCGCATTGGAGTCCGGCACGGTGTTCATGGCGATCGGCGCGGGCTACCTGCTCACCTCGACCAACGCCCACCGGTTCGCGGCCCGCCTGGGCCGGCACGTGCTGACCGTCGGCGCACTGATCATGGTGGCCGGGCTGGCCTCGATGGCGGTCGCCGCCGGGCACGGGATCGGCTGGCTGCTGCCCGGCCTCGCGATCGACGGCATCGGGATGGGCCTGGCGTTGGCCCCGCTGACCACGACCGTCCTGGCGAAGGTCGCACCGGAGCACGCCGGGTCGGCGTCCGGCGTCCTGTCCACCGTCAACCAGACCGGCAACGCCGTCGGGGTGGCGCTGATCGGAATCGTGTTCTACCAGGCCGCCGACTACACCGGCGGATTCCAGGCCGGGCTGATCGCCCTGTGCGTCCTGGAGTTGGCCCTGGCCGGCCTGGTCCAACTCCTCCCCCGCCGCTGA
- a CDS encoding DUF1905 domain-containing protein, whose product MIVQFDAELWLWDARKLDSWTFVSLPADASQEIRELTEGPRRGFGAVRVRVTIGSSTWATSIFPDSKSGCYVLPVKKAVRRAEELHPGEVAEVSVEVL is encoded by the coding sequence GTGATCGTTCAGTTCGACGCCGAGTTGTGGCTGTGGGACGCGCGGAAGCTGGACAGCTGGACGTTCGTGAGCCTGCCCGCCGACGCCTCTCAGGAGATCCGGGAACTCACCGAGGGGCCTCGGCGGGGTTTCGGCGCGGTACGCGTACGGGTGACCATCGGGTCGAGCACCTGGGCGACGTCGATCTTCCCGGACAGCAAGAGCGGCTGCTACGTGCTGCCGGTCAAGAAGGCGGTACGCCGGGCCGAGGAACTGCACCCGGGCGAGGTCGCCGAGGTTTCCGTGGAAGTCCTGTAA
- a CDS encoding RNA polymerase sigma factor has translation MTHPSAREHFAALFHRHHRQVYAYAVSRAGRGVADDIVNDTFLVAWRRLDAVPLDPLPWLLGVARNVVYEKHRDQVRQLSLMSQAKAAVEGDVADLVAERSATLAALDALTPADRELLTLVAWHGLAARDAAKVLGVSTATFFVRLHRARRRFEKALAEQSAVESALPLPAEEIRR, from the coding sequence GTGACACATCCCTCGGCGCGCGAACACTTCGCCGCGCTCTTCCACCGGCATCACCGGCAGGTCTACGCGTACGCCGTGAGCCGGGCCGGGCGTGGCGTCGCGGACGACATCGTCAACGACACCTTCCTCGTGGCCTGGCGGCGGTTGGACGCCGTACCCCTCGATCCCCTGCCCTGGCTGTTGGGCGTGGCCCGCAACGTGGTCTACGAAAAGCACCGGGACCAGGTACGCCAACTGAGCCTGATGTCGCAGGCCAAGGCGGCGGTCGAGGGAGATGTCGCCGACCTGGTCGCCGAGCGGTCGGCGACCTTGGCGGCGCTGGACGCCCTGACCCCCGCCGATCGGGAACTGCTGACCCTGGTGGCCTGGCACGGTCTGGCCGCCCGGGACGCCGCGAAGGTGCTGGGCGTCAGCACCGCCACCTTCTTCGTCCGGCTGCACCGCGCGCGTAGACGGTTCGAGAAGGCGCTCGCCGAGCAGTCCGCCGTCGAATCCGCCCTTCCCCTTCCCGCAGAGGAGATCCGCAGATGA
- a CDS encoding CU044_5270 family protein, which yields MNRHRRALQQIADARPAVLDGAPDRPAPHFPDAPAHFRRTPRQRLVLAGLVPTIAVAAIVIAVAVSTTGQGVTPQPPQTQAESPNARGILLAAAAQAATGTQPTGSYWVTKLEMQIRYDVGGYTVLARVENETWHALRTGVDDVSVITWLGAAPATEADKTAWAKAGSPTSWQALAPDGKPGRKVDAAPRARKVEIVPPFGFALLSKDLTYADVQALPADPARLKAYLTALDAQSMDTELLFSLGGEILTQLPATPQVRAAVYRMLAELPDLTITQGEQDAKGRPGVGVQHTFRNADGSTFDSKLIIDPQSGDLLATVDRQGSTLRLDDRFTDEAPPTA from the coding sequence ATGAATCGCCACCGTCGCGCGTTGCAGCAGATCGCTGACGCGCGCCCAGCGGTGCTCGACGGCGCACCTGACCGCCCGGCTCCGCACTTCCCTGACGCGCCCGCGCATTTCCGGCGTACGCCGCGGCAGCGGCTCGTGCTCGCAGGACTGGTTCCGACGATCGCCGTCGCCGCGATCGTCATCGCCGTCGCCGTGTCCACAACGGGCCAGGGAGTCACCCCGCAACCACCGCAGACGCAGGCCGAGTCCCCGAACGCACGGGGCATCCTGCTCGCCGCCGCCGCGCAGGCCGCCACCGGTACGCAGCCGACCGGAAGCTACTGGGTGACCAAGCTGGAAATGCAGATCCGGTACGACGTAGGTGGTTACACCGTCCTCGCCCGGGTCGAGAACGAGACCTGGCACGCTTTGCGTACCGGGGTCGACGACGTCTCCGTGATCACCTGGCTCGGCGCGGCGCCGGCGACGGAGGCCGACAAGACAGCCTGGGCGAAGGCGGGTTCGCCGACGTCCTGGCAGGCGCTCGCGCCGGACGGGAAGCCCGGCCGCAAGGTCGACGCCGCCCCGCGGGCCCGCAAGGTCGAGATCGTGCCGCCGTTCGGGTTCGCCCTGCTCAGCAAGGACCTCACGTACGCAGACGTCCAGGCGCTGCCCGCCGATCCGGCGCGACTCAAGGCGTACCTGACGGCGCTGGACGCCCAGAGCATGGACACGGAGCTGCTGTTCTCCCTGGGCGGGGAGATCCTGACCCAGCTACCGGCCACCCCCCAGGTACGCGCGGCGGTCTACCGGATGCTGGCCGAGCTGCCCGACCTGACGATCACCCAGGGTGAGCAGGATGCGAAGGGCCGGCCCGGGGTGGGCGTGCAGCACACGTTCCGCAACGCGGACGGCTCGACCTTCGACTCCAAGCTGATCATCGATCCACAGTCGGGCGACCTGCTCGCCACGGTCGACCGGCAGGGCAGCACGCTCCGGCTGGACGACCGGTTCACGGACGAGGCCCCACCGACGGCCTGA
- a CDS encoding suppressor of fused domain protein, whose amino-acid sequence MAVSADNKAIAKTTAGIFGGSPRVIEYLNADETSRIGVLHSADRPEKGLTAYATVGLSDMSLDRDLDPPLGVEFLGVAESDYPFAEIVSTAAFFVLNDGWEPEPGACFRDIVKMQIPDTELPHIYFADPSVYWDQEFASRVIGEKTVAWLLAIPVSEAEAEYALENGADALEALFEENEVDITDLERDSVL is encoded by the coding sequence ATGGCAGTGAGCGCGGACAACAAAGCGATCGCCAAGACGACGGCGGGGATCTTCGGTGGCAGTCCCCGGGTCATCGAATACCTCAACGCCGACGAGACCAGCCGGATCGGCGTACTGCACTCGGCGGATCGCCCGGAGAAGGGCCTGACGGCGTACGCGACGGTCGGGCTGTCGGACATGTCGCTCGACCGAGACCTGGACCCGCCGCTCGGCGTCGAGTTCCTCGGGGTGGCCGAGTCTGACTACCCGTTCGCCGAGATCGTCTCCACCGCCGCGTTCTTCGTGCTGAACGACGGGTGGGAGCCCGAGCCCGGGGCCTGCTTCCGAGACATCGTCAAGATGCAGATCCCCGACACCGAGCTGCCGCACATCTACTTCGCCGATCCCTCGGTCTACTGGGACCAGGAGTTCGCCTCCCGGGTCATCGGCGAGAAGACCGTCGCCTGGCTGCTCGCCATCCCGGTGAGCGAAGCCGAGGCGGAGTACGCGCTGGAGAACGGGGCAGACGCCCTGGAGGCGCTGTTCGAGGAGAACGAGGTCGACATCACCGATCTCGAACGCGACTCGGTCCTCTGA
- a CDS encoding HNH/ENDO VII family nuclease has protein sequence MARAGKRAVGKLAGEAAEGLMKPLAKVVKKGDVLPGVTKAAKKAAKKTKDTYRRPKGFRKGVRDKVWKSAKGPDGKVRDPLTGKVMDKKKSWDMGHKPGYEFRKHRDSARQRKITRKKFLDEHNDPSHYRPELPSSNQSHAGEDHTDDYLGP, from the coding sequence GTGGCTAGGGCGGGCAAGCGCGCCGTCGGCAAGCTGGCCGGTGAGGCGGCCGAGGGCCTGATGAAGCCCCTGGCCAAGGTCGTGAAGAAGGGTGACGTCCTGCCAGGCGTCACCAAGGCGGCGAAGAAGGCCGCGAAGAAGACCAAGGACACCTACCGGCGGCCGAAGGGTTTCCGCAAGGGGGTCCGCGACAAGGTCTGGAAGTCCGCGAAAGGTCCCGACGGCAAGGTTCGCGACCCGCTCACCGGTAAGGTGATGGACAAGAAGAAGTCGTGGGACATGGGCCACAAGCCGGGCTACGAGTTCCGTAAGCATCGAGACAGTGCCCGGCAGCGTAAGATCACGCGGAAGAAGTTCCTGGACGAGCACAACGACCCGTCCCACTACCGGCCGGAGCTCCCCTCGTCCAACCAGAGCCACGCCGGCGAAGACCACACCGACGACTACTTGGGGCCGTGA
- a CDS encoding WXG100-like domain-containing protein — protein sequence MGMTVPGEVQTILSIIGFTWPKGDETALLDLGQSWSKLSGLLDGHVGDAQNTAMQVWNQNKGEMISAFQSRFSGDGSPVQRLNQGGTGADIVGVGMMVCAGIVLALKINVIVQATLTLIAIASAIAAAFVTFGASTAIIALLREALKRLLNWLLDQAVSKVLGG from the coding sequence ATGGGTATGACAGTTCCCGGCGAGGTGCAGACCATCCTGTCGATCATCGGGTTCACCTGGCCGAAGGGCGACGAGACCGCGCTGCTGGACCTCGGCCAGTCCTGGTCGAAGCTGTCCGGTCTGCTCGACGGCCACGTCGGCGACGCACAGAACACCGCGATGCAGGTGTGGAACCAGAACAAGGGCGAGATGATCAGCGCCTTCCAGTCCCGGTTCTCCGGCGACGGCAGCCCGGTGCAGCGGCTGAACCAGGGCGGCACCGGCGCCGACATCGTCGGGGTCGGCATGATGGTCTGCGCCGGCATCGTCCTGGCGCTGAAGATCAACGTCATCGTCCAGGCGACGCTGACCCTCATCGCGATCGCCTCCGCCATCGCGGCGGCCTTCGTGACGTTCGGCGCGTCGACGGCGATCATCGCCCTGCTGCGGGAGGCGCTCAAGCGACTGCTCAACTGGTTGCTCGACCAAGCAGTATCGAAGGTGCTCGGTGGCTAG
- a CDS encoding type VII secretion target, whose amino-acid sequence MSVPIEVVSTGLRLASTQLNDVTERADQMIQQFIGEIESLGECWGDDDLGSAMGAIYKAALALVVNAITSNLDTLDDYAERLGVAADNYDDADMSAVERMTKLASGGPSLSL is encoded by the coding sequence ATGAGCGTCCCGATCGAGGTCGTCTCCACCGGCCTCCGCCTGGCCTCGACGCAGCTCAACGACGTCACTGAGCGGGCCGACCAGATGATCCAGCAGTTCATCGGCGAGATCGAGTCGCTCGGCGAGTGCTGGGGCGACGACGACCTGGGCAGTGCGATGGGCGCCATCTACAAGGCGGCCCTGGCCCTGGTGGTCAACGCGATCACGTCCAATCTGGACACGTTGGACGACTATGCCGAACGGCTCGGGGTCGCCGCCGACAACTACGACGACGCCGACATGTCCGCAGTGGAGCGGATGACCAAGCTGGCGTCCGGCGGCCCGAGCCTGTCCCTCTAG
- a CDS encoding YbaB/EbfC family nucleoid-associated protein — protein sequence MSDLSSIVGDLDRLMEMAQREAEKARDQSRDPSLEASGSALDGKVSLKLAADGRMSELVLDDHVMALTPRELAVEIMSAFNQAWAASRSSDPAAAAAAAVDPAALAETMKQIREEGVRTMSRITDTLADQMAKIDRRLS from the coding sequence ATGTCCGACTTGTCGAGCATCGTCGGTGACCTCGACCGTCTGATGGAAATGGCCCAACGCGAGGCCGAGAAGGCCCGCGATCAGTCCCGCGATCCCAGCCTCGAAGCGTCGGGGAGTGCCCTCGACGGAAAGGTGAGCCTCAAGCTCGCCGCCGACGGCCGGATGAGCGAACTCGTCCTCGACGACCACGTCATGGCACTGACGCCACGAGAGCTCGCCGTCGAGATCATGTCCGCCTTCAACCAGGCCTGGGCGGCGTCCCGGTCGTCCGACCCGGCGGCCGCCGCCGCGGCCGCGGTCGACCCGGCCGCGCTGGCCGAGACGATGAAGCAGATCCGGGAGGAGGGCGTGCGGACGATGTCCCGGATCACCGACACGCTCGCCGACCAGATGGCGAAGATCGATCGGCGGCTGTCATGA